One Pectinophora gossypiella chromosome 21, ilPecGoss1.1, whole genome shotgun sequence genomic region harbors:
- the LOC126376631 gene encoding ethanolaminephosphotransferase 1-like isoform X2 yields MEYSCKNSIAPNLITFVGFLFMVADVAVLTWLDYDGTGSNVPGWVFTMCGTLLFLAYNLDGIDGKQARKIGVSGPLGEMFDHGLDSYVVFFIPYCLASIFGRDEFSLPPLRGFLVIMSITLNFYVSHCEKYNTGTLYLPWGYDLSMWVSSILFVIAGECGTDAFKFYVIGDVTFIQVFEVVIHATGFLTTLPIAVYNVYLSYKARTGKLYPLLEALRPAWSMLMLIVAITTWAVWSPNNVLEYDMKAFLLLYGTLFSHISSRLIVCEMNGQRCSVFCPVAWPLLVGVAISLYHPQLELSVLYSLLGASLLAHVHYGVCIVRQLCEHSNVSCFTVPKAKTK; encoded by the exons ATGGAATACAGCTGTAAAA ACAGCATAGCTCCGAACCTGATAACGTTCGTCGGGTTCCTCTTCATGGTGGCAGATGTAGCCGTGCTCACCTGGTTGGACTATGACGGCACAGGGAGCAATGTACCTGGGTGGGTGTTCACTATGTGTGGGACCTTGCTGTTCCTGGCTTATAATCTCG ACGGTATAGACGGCAAGCAAGCTCGCAAGATCGGGGTTTCTGGCCCTCTGGGGGAGATGTTCGACCACGGCCTGGACTCTTATGTGGTCTTCTTTATCCCCTACTGCCTGGCTTCTATCTTCGGGAGGGATGAATTTTCGCTGCCACCACTCAG AGGTTTCCTAGTAATAATGAGCATAACCCTGAATTTCTATGTGAGTCACTGTGAGAAGTACAACACTGGGACTTTGTACCTGCCGTGGGGGTACGACCTCAGTATGTGG GTATCATCAATACTATTCGTCATCGCAGGCGAATGTGGCACTGACGCGTTCAAGTTCTACGTCATCGGTGATGTCACCTTCATTCAGGTCTTCGAGGTGGTCATCCACGCCACTGGCTTCCTCACCACACTACCTATAGCCGTGTATAATGTTTACTT ATCTTACAAAGCCCGTACAGGTAAGTTGTACCCTCTGCTAGAAGCGCTGCGCCCAGCGTGGTCGATGCTCATGTTAATAGTAGCCATCACCACGTGGGCGGTGTGGTCGCCCAACAACGTGCTGGAATACGACATGAAAGCCTTCCTGTTACTGTATGGCACCTTGTTCAGCCAcatttct AGTCGCCTGATAGTGTGCGAGATGAACGGACAACGCTGTTCCGTGTTCTGCCCGGTAGCCTGGCCGCTGCTCGTCGGTGTTGCCATCTCACTCTACCACCCACAATTGGAGCTCTCTGTCCTTTATTCTCTGCTGGGTGCCTCTCTTCTCGCGCATGTGCACTACGGCGTTTGTATC gTTCGCCAACTATGTGAACACTCCAATGTCAGCTGTTTCACAGTTCCTaaagcaaaaacaaaataa
- the LOC126376631 gene encoding ethanolaminephosphotransferase 1-like isoform X1 has translation MLGFVSKVFKYKYLSKQDLKGFSKYKYSAIDTSPLSQYLMHPSWNTAVKFIPDSIAPNLITFVGFLFMVADVAVLTWLDYDGTGSNVPGWVFTMCGTLLFLAYNLDGIDGKQARKIGVSGPLGEMFDHGLDSYVVFFIPYCLASIFGRDEFSLPPLRGFLVIMSITLNFYVSHCEKYNTGTLYLPWGYDLSMWVSSILFVIAGECGTDAFKFYVIGDVTFIQVFEVVIHATGFLTTLPIAVYNVYLSYKARTGKLYPLLEALRPAWSMLMLIVAITTWAVWSPNNVLEYDMKAFLLLYGTLFSHISSRLIVCEMNGQRCSVFCPVAWPLLVGVAISLYHPQLELSVLYSLLGASLLAHVHYGVCIVRQLCEHSNVSCFTVPKAKTK, from the exons ATGTTAGGGTTCGTATCGAAAGtgtttaaatataagtatttatcaAAACAGGATTTGAAAGgatttagtaaatataaa tacAGTGCAATAGATACCAGTCCCCTAAGCCAATATTTAATGCATCCGTCATGGAATACAGCTGTAAAA TTCATTCCAGACAGCATAGCTCCGAACCTGATAACGTTCGTCGGGTTCCTCTTCATGGTGGCAGATGTAGCCGTGCTCACCTGGTTGGACTATGACGGCACAGGGAGCAATGTACCTGGGTGGGTGTTCACTATGTGTGGGACCTTGCTGTTCCTGGCTTATAATCTCG ACGGTATAGACGGCAAGCAAGCTCGCAAGATCGGGGTTTCTGGCCCTCTGGGGGAGATGTTCGACCACGGCCTGGACTCTTATGTGGTCTTCTTTATCCCCTACTGCCTGGCTTCTATCTTCGGGAGGGATGAATTTTCGCTGCCACCACTCAG AGGTTTCCTAGTAATAATGAGCATAACCCTGAATTTCTATGTGAGTCACTGTGAGAAGTACAACACTGGGACTTTGTACCTGCCGTGGGGGTACGACCTCAGTATGTGG GTATCATCAATACTATTCGTCATCGCAGGCGAATGTGGCACTGACGCGTTCAAGTTCTACGTCATCGGTGATGTCACCTTCATTCAGGTCTTCGAGGTGGTCATCCACGCCACTGGCTTCCTCACCACACTACCTATAGCCGTGTATAATGTTTACTT ATCTTACAAAGCCCGTACAGGTAAGTTGTACCCTCTGCTAGAAGCGCTGCGCCCAGCGTGGTCGATGCTCATGTTAATAGTAGCCATCACCACGTGGGCGGTGTGGTCGCCCAACAACGTGCTGGAATACGACATGAAAGCCTTCCTGTTACTGTATGGCACCTTGTTCAGCCAcatttct AGTCGCCTGATAGTGTGCGAGATGAACGGACAACGCTGTTCCGTGTTCTGCCCGGTAGCCTGGCCGCTGCTCGTCGGTGTTGCCATCTCACTCTACCACCCACAATTGGAGCTCTCTGTCCTTTATTCTCTGCTGGGTGCCTCTCTTCTCGCGCATGTGCACTACGGCGTTTGTATC gTTCGCCAACTATGTGAACACTCCAATGTCAGCTGTTTCACAGTTCCTaaagcaaaaacaaaataa